A single Panthera uncia isolate 11264 chromosome E2 unlocalized genomic scaffold, Puncia_PCG_1.0 HiC_scaffold_19, whole genome shotgun sequence DNA region contains:
- the NFKBID gene encoding NF-kappa-B inhibitor delta isoform X1: MDAGGSVIEILPCSFLSLPLQGQFPPPLAQSLTPSVNESEAGHSRLPVHQETVGSGLGSLAPTTGFPDWDPNTHAAYTDSPYSYPASAAEGFLTPDFYPPSDPGRQCPFSVGMEDPLDTRLCAEPSLPQAGSWRGSGLPSGPPQMPPVTTGPSLDTARAHMLALGPQRLLAQDEEGDTLLHLFAARGLRWAAYAAAEMLQMYRHLDIREHKGKTPLLVAAAANQPLIVEDLLNLGAEPNATDHRGRSVLHVAATYGLPGVLSAVINSGVQVDLEARDFEGLTPLHTAILALNVAMHPPDLCSRVLSTQARDRLACVQMLLHMGADHTSQEIKSNKTVLHLAVQAANPTLVQLLLELPRGDLRAFVNMKAHGNTALHMAAALPPGPPQEAIVRRLLAAGADPTLRNLENEQPVHLLRPGPGPEGLRQLLKRSRVAPPGLSS, encoded by the exons atggatgCTGGGGGATCGGTCATAGAAATTCTCCCTTGTTCCTTTTTGTCTCTGCCTCTACAGGGACAGTTTCCACCTCCTCTGGCCCAGTCCCTGACCCCATCTGTGAATGAGAGTGAGGCAG GCCATTCTCGCTTGCCAGTACACCAGGAGACTGTGGGTTCTGGACTTGGCAGCCTGGCCCCCACCACGGGCTTTCCAGACTGGGACCCCAACACGCATGCTGCCTACACAGACAGCCCCTACTCTTACCCTGCTTCTGCTGCTGAAGGTTTCCTGACTCCCGACTTCTACCCACCCTCCGACCCAGGGCGCCAGTGTCCATTTTCTGTGGGGATGGAG GACCCCCTGGATACCCGGCTTTGTGCAGAACCTTCCCTGCCACAGGCAGGATCCTGGAGAGGTTCTGGACTCCCCTCAGGACCCCCACAGATGCCTCCCGTGACCACCGGACCATCTCTGGACACAGCCCGTGCTCACATGCTGGCTTTGGGGCCACAACGGCTGCTGGCCCAGGATGAGGAGGGAGACAC GCTCCTGCACCTGTTTGCGGCTCGTGGCTTGCGCTGGGCAGCATATGCTGCAGCTGAGATGCTCCAAATGTACAGACATCTGGACATTCGTGAGCATAAGGGCAAG ACCCCTCTCCTGGTGGCTGCCGCCGCCAACCAGCCCCTGATTGTGGAGGATCTACTGAACCTgggggcagagcccaatgccaccGATCATCGGGGACGTTCTGTCTTGCATGTGGCCGCTACCTATGGGCTCCCGGGAGTCCTCTCG GCTGTGATTAACTCCGGGGTTCAGGTTGACCTAGAAGCCAGAGACTTTGAGG GCCTCACCCCTCTCCACACGGCCATCCTGGCCCTCAATGTTGCTATGCACCCACCTGACCTATGTTCCCGGGTGCTGAGTACCCAGGCCCGAGACAGGCTGGCTTGTGTCCAAATGTTGCTGCACATGGGTGCTGATCACACCAGCCAG GAAATCAAGAGCAATAAGACGGTTCTGCATCTGGCCGTGCAGGCTGCCAATCCCACCCTGGTTCAGCTGCTGCTGGAGCTGCCACGGGGAGACTTGCGGGCCTTTGTCAACATGAAG GCCCATGGGAACACAGCCCTCCACATGGCGGCTGCCCTGCCCCCTGGGCCACCCCAGGAGGCCATCGTGCGGCGCCTGCTGGCAGCTGGGGCAGATCCAACACTGCGAAACTTGGAGAATGAGCAGCCTGTCCACCTGCTGCGGCCCGGGCCGGGCCCCGAAGGG
- the NFKBID gene encoding NF-kappa-B inhibitor delta isoform X2, which produces MRVRQDPLDTRLCAEPSLPQAGSWRGSGLPSGPPQMPPVTTGPSLDTARAHMLALGPQRLLAQDEEGDTLLHLFAARGLRWAAYAAAEMLQMYRHLDIREHKGKTPLLVAAAANQPLIVEDLLNLGAEPNATDHRGRSVLHVAATYGLPGVLSAVINSGVQVDLEARDFEGLTPLHTAILALNVAMHPPDLCSRVLSTQARDRLACVQMLLHMGADHTSQEIKSNKTVLHLAVQAANPTLVQLLLELPRGDLRAFVNMKAHGNTALHMAAALPPGPPQEAIVRRLLAAGADPTLRNLENEQPVHLLRPGPGPEGLRQLLKRSRVAPPGLSS; this is translated from the exons ATGAGAGTGAGGCAG GACCCCCTGGATACCCGGCTTTGTGCAGAACCTTCCCTGCCACAGGCAGGATCCTGGAGAGGTTCTGGACTCCCCTCAGGACCCCCACAGATGCCTCCCGTGACCACCGGACCATCTCTGGACACAGCCCGTGCTCACATGCTGGCTTTGGGGCCACAACGGCTGCTGGCCCAGGATGAGGAGGGAGACAC GCTCCTGCACCTGTTTGCGGCTCGTGGCTTGCGCTGGGCAGCATATGCTGCAGCTGAGATGCTCCAAATGTACAGACATCTGGACATTCGTGAGCATAAGGGCAAG ACCCCTCTCCTGGTGGCTGCCGCCGCCAACCAGCCCCTGATTGTGGAGGATCTACTGAACCTgggggcagagcccaatgccaccGATCATCGGGGACGTTCTGTCTTGCATGTGGCCGCTACCTATGGGCTCCCGGGAGTCCTCTCG GCTGTGATTAACTCCGGGGTTCAGGTTGACCTAGAAGCCAGAGACTTTGAGG GCCTCACCCCTCTCCACACGGCCATCCTGGCCCTCAATGTTGCTATGCACCCACCTGACCTATGTTCCCGGGTGCTGAGTACCCAGGCCCGAGACAGGCTGGCTTGTGTCCAAATGTTGCTGCACATGGGTGCTGATCACACCAGCCAG GAAATCAAGAGCAATAAGACGGTTCTGCATCTGGCCGTGCAGGCTGCCAATCCCACCCTGGTTCAGCTGCTGCTGGAGCTGCCACGGGGAGACTTGCGGGCCTTTGTCAACATGAAG GCCCATGGGAACACAGCCCTCCACATGGCGGCTGCCCTGCCCCCTGGGCCACCCCAGGAGGCCATCGTGCGGCGCCTGCTGGCAGCTGGGGCAGATCCAACACTGCGAAACTTGGAGAATGAGCAGCCTGTCCACCTGCTGCGGCCCGGGCCGGGCCCCGAAGGG